The following proteins are encoded in a genomic region of Salminus brasiliensis chromosome 17, fSalBra1.hap2, whole genome shotgun sequence:
- the LOC140538595 gene encoding cholecystokinin isoform X2: MAAPFVTLTFMAVLALVCVGSPLSHPSRGVEEAERRGLRLGTSVSNHPELQAARSERLAEDQREVISRQILQALSEIIPRECISDYQGWVDFGRRSTD; the protein is encoded by the exons ATGGCAGCTCCATTCGTGACGCTAACGTTCATGGCGGTGCTGGCGCTGGTGTGTGTAGGGTCGCCGCTCTCCCACCCATCAAGAGGGGTGGAGGAGGCCGAGAGGAGAGGGCTCCGCCTGGGCACTTCTGTCTCTAACCATCCGGAGCTCCAGGCTGCGAGGTCAGAGCGCCTGGCTGAGGATCAGCGCGAAGTCATCTCCAGACAGATCTTACAGGCTCTATCAG AAATAATTCCACGGGAGTGTATTTCAGACTATCAAGGCTGGGTGGACTTCGGGCGCAGGAGCACGGACTGA
- the LOC140538595 gene encoding cholecystokinin isoform X1 — protein sequence MIVCLKNHFLPSGMAAPFVTLTFMAVLALVCVGSPLSHPSRGVEEAERRGLRLGTSVSNHPELQAARSERLAEDQREVISRQILQALSEIIPRECISDYQGWVDFGRRSTD from the exons ATGATCGTTTGTCTAAAGAATCACTTTCTCCCCTCAGGTATGGCAGCTCCATTCGTGACGCTAACGTTCATGGCGGTGCTGGCGCTGGTGTGTGTAGGGTCGCCGCTCTCCCACCCATCAAGAGGGGTGGAGGAGGCCGAGAGGAGAGGGCTCCGCCTGGGCACTTCTGTCTCTAACCATCCGGAGCTCCAGGCTGCGAGGTCAGAGCGCCTGGCTGAGGATCAGCGCGAAGTCATCTCCAGACAGATCTTACAGGCTCTATCAG AAATAATTCCACGGGAGTGTATTTCAGACTATCAAGGCTGGGTGGACTTCGGGCGCAGGAGCACGGACTGA
- the krt99 gene encoding LOW QUALITY PROTEIN: keratin 99 (The sequence of the model RefSeq protein was modified relative to this genomic sequence to represent the inferred CDS: inserted 1 base in 1 codon) has protein sequence MWCGMRCCRPCXANYLRLYKTFCKKATHKGSFVKDIVAMSVAVHRRSSFSTHSAVRSDLHNLNGGMILNGLGNSGIFESFGGYGTHSSSSSSSVVPMYEVAVGGNEKLTMQNLNNRLASYLEKVHSLEAANKKIELQIKEFYENKGPTYQKDLTGYYSTIENLRKQILAHYKENAHLYMQLDDVSMTSDDFRMKFEMEMNGRLAVEADLARLRGTLGQLQLACKDLQFQIPGLHEELVYLKKNHEEEMHLLRAQQNGSVNVQLDCTPSESLDEELREMRNQYEALIEKYRKDAEHWFHRKSETLKSQVTGSYTDIKTSQTELTDLKRTYQNLQIELDAVLMQNQVLEKNVSDVGVRYSAQLSQLQVHIDRLQEELRQISANIQQQATEYKLLLDIKMRLELEIAEYRRLLEGDWEGVVSSSTETSTVTKTRRVKVIVEELVDGKVVSTSVDEKIQEVSK, from the exons ATGTGGTGTGGGATGAGATGCTGCAGACCTT TTGCCAACTATCTGCGCCTATATAAGACCTTCTGTAAGAAAGCAACTCACAAAGGTTCATTCGTGAAGGACATTGTTGCCATGTCGGTTGCAGTCCATCGCCGCTCTTCCTTCAGCACCCACAGTGCCGTCAGATCAGACCTCCACAACCTGAATGGAGGGATGATACTAAACGGGTTGGGTAATTCAGGTATTTTTGAATCTTTTGGTGGCTATGGCACTCACAGCTCCAGTTCGTCATCCTCAGTGGTTCCCATGTATGAGGTTGCAGTTGGTGGCAATGAAAAGTTGACCATGCAGAATCTTAACAACCGCCTGGCATCATATCTGGAGAAG GTGCACTCTCTTGAAGCTGCCAACAAAAAGATAGAGCTGCAGATTAAGGAGTTTTATGAGAACAAGGGCCCTACTTACCAAAAAGATCTAACTGGATACTACAGCACCATTGAAAATCTCCGGAAACAG ATCCTTGCACATTACAAGGAAAATGCCCATCTCTACATGCAGCTAGATGATGTCAGCATGACATCTGATGACTTTAGGATGAA GTTTGAGATGGAGATGAATGGTCGTTTGGCTGTGGAAGCGGACCTGGCTCGCCTGCGAGGGACATTAGGGCAGCTTCAACTGGCCTGTAAAGACTTGCAGTTCCAGATTCCTGGGCTACATGAAGAGCTGGTGTACCTCAAGAAGAACCATGAGGAG GAGATGCACTTGCTTCGTGCCCAGCAGAATGGCTCTGTGAATGTGCAGTTAGACtgtacaccttcagagagtctTGATGAGGAATTGCGGGAGATGAGGAACCAGTATGAGGCCCTCATTGAAAAGTACCGCAAAGACGCTGAACACTGGTTCCACAGAAAG TCAGAAACACTGAAGTCCCAGGTGACCGGCAGCTACACTGACATCAAAACTTCTCAGACAGAACTCACTGACCTGAAGAGAACCTACCAGAACCTGCAGATAGAACTGGATGCAGTTCTCATGCAG AATCAAGTTCTGGAGAAGAACGTATCTGATGTGGGGGTGCGCTACAGTGCCCAACTGAGCCAGCTGCAGGTACACATAGACCGCCTGCAGGAGGAGCTCCGACAAATCAGTGCCAACATACAGCAGCAGGCCACTGAGTACAAGCTGCTGCTAGACATCAAGATGAGGCTTGAGTTGGAGATTGCAGAGTACAGGAGGCTTCTGGAGGGAGATTGGGAAGG GGTTGTGAGCTCCTCTACTGAGACATCGACCGTGACCAAAACG AGGCGGGTGAAGGTTATTGTGGAGGAGCTGGTGGATGGAAAAGTTGTGTCCACCTCAGTGGATGAAAAAATCCAAGAAGTGAGCAAATGA